Within Spinacia oleracea cultivar Varoflay chromosome 4, BTI_SOV_V1, whole genome shotgun sequence, the genomic segment gccaagttttttcaagcaaattagtttatttaagctaatttgcttggccaagctatTTTATCATTTCAACTTCAATGGTTAAGCTAGGAGCTTGGAATTTCTAAAAATTGcaagtccctagctacaactattggagatgctctaaggTACAATAAATactgttcttttttattcacTACTTATTTAAAGCTAAAATTGAGAAATTTAATACGGAGCAGagaaatactcccttcgtcccggaATACACGCACCGGTTCGAGTcgacacgtttgccaatgcacaaatttgaccaccaatatttttaactacatattataaaaacttatgaaatattaatattttgaaaatatatgttaagatgaagctaacaatatattatatgttaacttttattttcatatatatactagaaataaaatagggtcaaagtgatgaattatatgaatagtgcaaaaaagtCAAATCGATACgtgtatttcgggacggagggagtatacgtAAAATATTTTCTCCTAAAGTTGTACGGAGTATCTTGTAATGAATATTCGCTAGTCTCTTCTACACAAGATTTAAGTTCTGACCACATTTTCTACTTTAacatctaaggatctaacgtaccTAACATGCAACTGTGCATTAGCTAAGCCTTACCTATTTCTTCTGCTATTTATTTTAAAACTAAagatatttaaatttaaaaaaaatcctccacttgattttatttatgtatgtgGAAAAAAAAGGTTCGACTTATAATAAGtttgattttctttattttatgtATTTGTAAGAAATTTTCTATTTCTACTCTAGCTTTGATTCTTTGTCCTCTATCCTGACTATCCACCTCCTCATCGTATGAAGAAAATATCCAACATGAATATTCTCAAACACCAACCAAATCCTACGAGTAATATTCAACGCTACCCAACCTTTTTCTTCATCATACTACTCCTTTCTCCCCTTTACTCCTCTCATCCACTACTTGTAAGAGCACAAAACGTCTCCGACTCGGGCCCGGAGTTGAACCCATTTTACGCCGCCGGCATAGGGCTCACGTCCCTTGCCGTCGTATCATTCCTTACATACATCGCCATCTACTTGTTCTTCAAGCGTTTTGTCCAGCCATGGGCTATGCAAAACCCTGATCACCGGCCCTATTCAGGAATTGACCCGTTCATTCTCCGAACTTTCCCGGTCTTTTTGTATACAGATCACGTGTCGAGCTTTAAGCACAATAAGGGACCGGGTGAGTGCGTCGTTTGCTTAGGGTTGTTTGAGAGGGATGAAATGCTGCGTTTGCTGCCCAAGTGCGGTCACGTGTTTCACGTTGGTTGCGTAGACCCCTGGCTGGTGGATCACGTCACGTGCCCCCTCTGCCGAGCCAACTTGCTCATTTCGGAATCTGATGAGTTGATAAAATTGGAATCTGGCTGCGTTGATGAGGAGGCTGGGGATATCAACGAGGTGGAACTCAACTCCGTGGGAGTGCATCTTGGAAAGATTCGGAGGTGGAATTCAATGGGACACGTGGCAAGATTCGATGGGATTCATGACAAAGAAAAGTCAACTCTTGTAAAGAATGATATCGTGACGAGGGAGTTGAGCAGGACAAAGAGTTGCACTATCATTATTATTCAGTAACGTTCAAGTTGGgatgatgattttaattttaattatatacttatATATACAGCATGGATGGTATTTCCTCGAACTTCCTTCCAATGAAATCTTATTTCTATGAAATCTTATTTAAGATTGAGAGTAATGAACTTAATTAATATGTAGTTATGTACCTCTCCTATATACATCTATATTACTAAAGTATAGTAATGAAGAATGAGATGACTCTAAAACCCTCAATCCTCCCCTATTAGCCACTCTactaaaagaaaaaggaaatttgatcaattaaaataaaatttaaattaacatctatctattacattatactaaacagacaccaggaatgacacatgtcacgtcatggtgcaaaattttcccgTCAAAAACCTTTTCCTAAAAAATCATATCTACatcttttttttctcttcttttgtaTAAATGTCTATATATGGAAAATTATAGGATTATGGAATAtgacattattaaaaaaaattggaaatattttagtcaaatcgtcaTGTCAATAGTAGAAAATATTCCTAcacaatattttggtcaaattagcatagtaaacatatcaaatattttggtcaaattatcatattaaacatataaaatttatacggagtaatagatAGTAGAGCGGGAATTGTATAtcaatactaatatattaaaaagcgtTGTGAAAAATGTCTATGTTCCACGTAATACTTTTCCCTTTACGCTACATCATCAAATCACCAAGTGTTATGCAATGTCATGGCCGGAcaatcaaaaatcaatacaatgagaTTCGAACACGGGACCTCAAGTATAGatgataactctcattaccatcttaaccaaccacaaTTGTGTTTTATCTTTTCACAATAATTTATATCTAATTTTGTGTTTATTAAATTGAAGCACttagttccactagaaaacaaattatacaaattgtacgATTATCTAATTTAATAATACGACTCCCCATGcttattattttagtttttgtttAAAAATACATATACAATAATCCGTAGCTTGTATAATTCGTAATTGATATAGTATGAAACTAATCTTGGTACTTTAATTATTAACTTAATtatttggttgagttggtcctctGACATGGTATctgatgtgggtaaaaataccccgCCTACGTGGCTCAATTGTTGAATGACAGGTGGCACCTCCCGATTGGCCAGCCGCCTATTTGGCTGCCATCTAGGAAGTCAGTGTATGCTGATGTATGACTGGCCTAAATGTGCCAAGTACTtttaaggcccatggcccatagaGAATGTTATGatagtgacacatgtcattatcTGATAAACTAGCCAATCATATGAGATTATCCTAGGGTTTTCCCCAAAAGGGAGAGACTATAAATATACTCAATTCCAAGGAATTGACACACAATTCTAGATAGAGAAACATTCTACTACTTACCTTTAATACTTTCTGTTCATTAATTACATCTTCCTCAAAACCCgtatcttacttaagcatcggagggaatattccttcgggaatattcttgttttgtaggtacgccgccgacgtggactggacccgacactacgtggaacctgatacctcctcgtcatcatccaaaggaaaaactcccacaacatttggcgtcgtctgtggggaggtaaggTAACATGGTAGACGTCCAGCACTTCGGAGACGCACCCATCAGTCGAAACGAAAACGACGAAACCGCAATCAATGGTGATCGTTATCCTCCAGGGAGGGACGACAGAAGCCACCAGCCTGTAGGGCAGGACGGTCGTCTTGAACCTCCTCCTAAGTAACAACCCGAGCAGGTCCAAGTGGAAGATGAGACGGGTCAACCTTCATTTCCTCCAGGTGGCCACTTGAGGGCTGATGCCGACACAGTTATGGAAGAGAACCTAGACTTGCCGGTGTCTGCTGGGCAGCTCAAAGATATCCTGGCTGGATTCAAAGCACAGATGGACACTCTACAAGATGAGATCAAGATTATCCGTTCTCAGTCTCATGGGACGGGAATTCCGTTCTTTAATGGACTCACTCGGTCTAATGTCTGGCGGCAAGACCAAGCACGAAATGACGATCATGACAGACGCTTTGACAGAACAAGAACTTCTTTCCAGCCTATAGCTCCGCGTCGGATCCTGCCAACTTCTCGGCCTGAACCTGGACCGTCCCGAAGAGTACCGATCATTCAGCTAGATAGGCCCCAAGAAACTGAGTTGTCAGATACAGGTTCCACTCATGTCATGCAAGATTCACCCCTCGCTGCCCCTTCGCGCCGTCTCACCAG encodes:
- the LOC110776282 gene encoding putative RING-H2 finger protein ATL35; the encoded protein is MKKISNMNILKHQPNPTSNIQRYPTFFFIILLLSPLYSSHPLLVRAQNVSDSGPELNPFYAAGIGLTSLAVVSFLTYIAIYLFFKRFVQPWAMQNPDHRPYSGIDPFILRTFPVFLYTDHVSSFKHNKGPGECVVCLGLFERDEMLRLLPKCGHVFHVGCVDPWLVDHVTCPLCRANLLISESDELIKLESGCVDEEAGDINEVELNSVGVHLGKIRRWNSMGHVARFDGIHDKEKSTLVKNDIVTRELSRTKSCTIIIIQ